One Antarctobacter heliothermus DNA segment encodes these proteins:
- a CDS encoding MerR family transcriptional regulator, protein MMPKSRDAFRTISEVADWLETPAHVLRFWESKFSQVKPVKRAGGRRYYRPADMELLGGIKKLLHDDGMTIKGVQKVLREQGVRHVSSLAAQSADEDGTANTDLIEDAPYTEVPLNDTEGEVLTFPLEAVGPRADAPSVPQSIAREPEPEEPEPAEPVAMTEPPIETDLPDSEQDVEQPDIEYADDVAPDKVAMTAAPRELETSEDADPSVVDDSGPMNPSPDDPESPVIAGPESAPMDPMPESHEENASDVTDGKEDSEAQAASSAASAIVTDSAETVAPETEPESETVLPDLPEMPFDETPIAATVEDASPEPVDDPQIEPVKTSDRRIPLDLPDFSVSETPPPAAAPVVRSGIGPLGQIARIATLTAAQKAALSAQLPALEALRDRLSSPLS, encoded by the coding sequence ATGATGCCCAAGTCCAGGGACGCATTTCGCACCATTTCAGAAGTGGCCGATTGGCTGGAAACGCCTGCACATGTGCTGCGCTTTTGGGAAAGTAAATTCAGCCAGGTCAAACCGGTCAAGCGGGCTGGCGGTCGTCGGTACTATCGTCCAGCAGATATGGAATTGTTGGGTGGAATCAAGAAGTTGCTGCATGATGATGGCATGACCATCAAAGGCGTGCAGAAGGTCCTGCGCGAACAGGGCGTGCGCCATGTCTCGTCGCTTGCGGCGCAGTCAGCAGACGAGGACGGAACCGCTAACACCGACCTAATCGAGGACGCGCCCTACACCGAAGTGCCGTTAAACGATACCGAAGGCGAGGTTTTGACATTCCCGTTGGAAGCAGTTGGCCCACGGGCCGATGCCCCCTCTGTGCCCCAGTCAATTGCGCGGGAACCAGAGCCGGAAGAGCCAGAACCGGCGGAGCCTGTCGCCATGACCGAACCGCCCATTGAGACCGACCTACCGGACTCTGAACAGGACGTCGAACAGCCGGATATCGAATACGCAGATGACGTCGCGCCCGACAAGGTGGCGATGACCGCAGCACCGCGTGAACTTGAAACCTCTGAGGACGCCGATCCGTCAGTGGTCGACGACAGTGGCCCGATGAATCCGTCCCCGGACGACCCTGAATCGCCGGTGATCGCCGGACCTGAGTCGGCTCCTATGGATCCCATGCCAGAATCGCACGAAGAGAATGCGTCAGACGTAACGGACGGCAAAGAGGATTCGGAAGCACAAGCCGCCAGTTCAGCAGCGTCTGCGATCGTCACCGACTCCGCTGAGACGGTCGCGCCAGAAACAGAACCAGAGTCAGAAACGGTCCTACCGGACCTACCTGAAATGCCGTTCGACGAGACGCCGATTGCTGCAACGGTGGAGGATGCGTCCCCAGAACCTGTTGATGATCCTCAGATTGAACCCGTCAAGACAAGTGACCGGCGAATTCCGCTCGATCTGCCTGATTTCAGTGTGTCCGAAACCCCGCCACCCGCCGCCGCGCCAGTCGTCCGCTCCGGCATCGGCCCGCTTGGTCAAATCGCGCGAATCGCCACCCTGACAGCCGCGCAGAAAGCCGCGCTGAGCGCGCAACTTCCCGCACTCGAAGCGCTTAGGGATCGGCTGTCTTCACCGCTTTCCTGA
- the ihfA gene encoding integration host factor subunit alpha, which translates to MGEKTLTRMDLSEAVFREVGLSRNESAELVEAVLQHMSDSLVAGEQVKISSFGTFSVRDKAARVGRNPKTGQEVPIQPRRVLTFRPSHLMKDRVAAGNKR; encoded by the coding sequence ATGGGTGAAAAGACGCTGACGCGCATGGACCTGAGCGAAGCAGTCTTCCGCGAGGTTGGTCTGTCGCGCAACGAAAGTGCCGAATTGGTCGAGGCGGTCCTGCAGCACATGTCGGATTCGCTGGTTGCCGGCGAACAGGTCAAGATCTCGTCATTCGGCACCTTTTCGGTCCGGGACAAGGCGGCGCGCGTGGGTCGCAACCCCAAGACCGGCCAAGAGGTTCCGATCCAACCACGACGCGTTCTGACGTTTCGCCCTTCGCACTTGATGAAAGACCGCGTGGCTGCGGGCAACAAGCGCTGA